CTACGAGCGACAGAAGGAAAACCGCTCGAAGACGTTCGTCCTCATCGGTTTCTTCATCGTCTTCCTCGGCTTTCTCGGCGCGGGCCTCGACTTCGCCTTCGTCGGGAGACAGGTCGGAATGCCGATCGCGACCCTGGGGGCGCTGGCGCTCGGGTCCTTTTCCGCCTACTGGAGCCTGCACGGAGGTGATCGCGCGATCCTGGCCTCGACCAACGCCCGCCCGATCGATCCCGCCAACCCCCGTGAGCGGGTCCTCGACGACGTCCTCGAGGAGATGGCGCTCGCCTCCGGAATGCCGAAGCCCCGGGGATGGGTGATTCCCGATCCCGACCCGAACGCCTTCGCGACGGGCGCCGATCCCGGGCACGCCTCGATCGCGGTCACCGAGGGGCTTCTCGCGATCGTGAACCGGGAGGAGCTCCAGGGAGTCGTCTCCCACGAGATCTCCCACGTGAAGGACTACGACACCCGCTACATGACCGTCCTCGCCGCTCTCGCCGGAGCGGTCCTGCTGCTCGCCGCCTGGAGCCGGAACGCGATGTGGTGGGGAGGCGGACGCCGGCGCGACGACCGAGAGGGAGGAGGCGGGGGCGTGCTCGTGCTGCTCGTCTGGGTCGCGGCCGCGATTCTCGCGCCGATCGTCGCGCAGATCGTCACGCTCGCCGTCTCCCGCCAGCGCGAGTATCTCGCCGACGCCACCGGCGCCGAGCTCACGCGGAACCCGCTCGCCCTGGCCTCCGCGCTCGAGAAGATCGGCAGCGCCGCGGCCCCGACGCGCACGATCACGGAAGGGGTGGGGCATCTCTGCATCGAGGACCCCCGCGGGAGCACCCTTTCGGCCGGAGACACGGTCGCGAGCTGGTTCTCGAGTCACCCGCCGATCGGCAAACGGATCGCGATCCTCCGCGAAATGGCGCACCAGACCGGCGCGTAATCGCGCCGATCTGGTGAAACCTCACCCCGCTCGCCTGTGCCGAACTGCCCCTCTCCATGTGGAGAGGGGCGGAGATTCGCCGGTTTCCGGTCACGCTCCGATGTCGCGGCGAGGCCCGAGCCCGATCCCGCCGCTCGATCAGGAACGCCGTGTCCGGAGCAGGGACCACTGACACCCGATGTCGTGCGATCGGGCGAGGCGCGGCCAGACGGGTTGGAAGAGGCGCGCGGGCGCCCGGCCTGGCGGCCGAGTCGTACCGGGGCGCACGGCGTGCGCCGCCGACCGGGCGCACGCGTCCCGTATAACGACCCGTATGGTCCGCGCCTTCTACTGGCGCAGACCGCGGTCGAGATGCTCGACGAGGACGTCCGCGCCCTCCAGCCCGACCGACAGGCGGACGAGCCCCGGCGTGATGCCCCGCAGCATCCGATCCGCTTCCGGCACGACGGCATGCGTCATCGACGCCGGGTGCTGGATGTAGCTGATCGCCGACCCGAGGGACACCGCGAGCTCCATCGGCGTGTCCTTCCGGGCGAAATAGTTCATCAGGGCCTCGCCCGCCGGGAAACCGCCCTCGAGCTCGAAGGCGACCATCGCTCCGCCGTTGCGCATCTGCTTCTTCACGACGCACGCCTGGGGGAAATCGGCGAACCCGGGGTAGTGCACCCGCGCGACCGCGGGGTGTTCCCGGAGGAACGCGGCGATCCGCGCGGCCGAATCGCACGCCGCCTGCTCCCGGATCGCGAGGCTCTGGAGCGTCATCCCGTTGAGCCAGGAGTCGAACGGCGAAGGGGTCGTTCCGAGGTCCTTGTACCAGGGGAAGAGCACGTCCTTGAGGAAGCGAAAGGGCCCGAGAAGCGCTCCGCCGATCGACGTCGAGTGCCCGTTGACGTACTTCGTCAGCGAGTGCACGACGAAATCCGCTCCGAGCCGGAACGGCTGTTGAAGATAGGGGGAGCAGAACGTGTTGTCGACGACGAGCGCGATTCCGCGCGCGTCCGTCTCGCGCGAGATGGCCTCGATGTCGGCGACCGCGAGCGTCGGATTTTCCGGGGTCTCGAGGAAGAGCACGCGGATCGCCGGGTTCGCGTCGAGGCGGCTCCGCACCGCCCCGAGGTCCGCCATCTCGACCGATTCGTAGGCCACGCCGTATTTCGCGAGGCCGCGGAGCAGCGAATCGCTGCATCCGTAGATGTTGCC
This genomic interval from Thermoanaerobaculia bacterium contains the following:
- a CDS encoding M48 family metalloprotease, which codes for MKTLYERQKENRSKTFVLIGFFIVFLGFLGAGLDFAFVGRQVGMPIATLGALALGSFSAYWSLHGGDRAILASTNARPIDPANPRERVLDDVLEEMALASGMPKPRGWVIPDPDPNAFATGADPGHASIAVTEGLLAIVNREELQGVVSHEISHVKDYDTRYMTVLAALAGAVLLLAAWSRNAMWWGGGRRRDDREGGGGGVLVLLVWVAAAILAPIVAQIVTLAVSRQREYLADATGAELTRNPLALASALEKIGSAAAPTRTITEGVGHLCIEDPRGSTLSAGDTVASWFSSHPPIGKRIAILREMAHQTGA
- a CDS encoding PLP-dependent transferase, with amino-acid sequence MTANDPFLGWEWWQDRKRRWVRDPEPQLPEGLFRAIAAGRGLPPIYQRSTFAFENVRDGADRFLGMAKGGERPFARIYTRLGNPTTEYLERQLFRLEAHHVIEKALAVDEREPTIGCLIASSGMGAIATLLLALLRSGDAVLAGNIYGCSDSLLRGLAKYGVAYESVEMADLGAVRSRLDANPAIRVLFLETPENPTLAVADIEAISRETDARGIALVVDNTFCSPYLQQPFRLGADFVVHSLTKYVNGHSTSIGGALLGPFRFLKDVLFPWYKDLGTTPSPFDSWLNGMTLQSLAIREQAACDSAARIAAFLREHPAVARVHYPGFADFPQACVVKKQMRNGGAMVAFELEGGFPAGEALMNYFARKDTPMELAVSLGSAISYIQHPASMTHAVVPEADRMLRGITPGLVRLSVGLEGADVLVEHLDRGLRQ